CAGCTTTATCCGTCGCTGGGGATCAGCGGGAATATCGGCACCACCTCCAATGCTTTCAAAGACCTGTTCGACCTGGTGACGGGCGGCGTGTTCGCCAATGTCGCGCAGGTGATCTTCGACGGCGGGCGGCTCTCCTCGCAGGTCCGCTCGCAGAAAGCCGCCGCGGACGGGGCCTTCGCCTTCTATAAGCAAAGCGTGCTGACCGCGCTGGAAGATGTCGAAAATGCGATGGCCGCGCTCGCCAGCGCGCAGGCGCGAAAGGCGGAGTTCCAGACCGCCTTCGAAGCGTCCAACAACGCCGCGACCATGGCCCGCAGCCAGTATCAGTCGGGCCTGATCGACTTCCAAACGCTCTCCAACAGCGAATCCACGCTTTTGAACGCCCGCAACAGCCTCGCCTCCGCTCAGGCCGACGAAATCCTTGCCATCGCCCAGCTTTACAATGCGCTGGGCGGCGGCTGGCAGAACATGGAAAACCGCCCCAATGAGCAATGATGTGACGACGGATCAGGATCTGAACGACTTCCTTGGCGCGAAGCCCGCAAAGCCGTGGCGCAAATGGATCATCCGGGGGGGTATCGGCGTGGCGCTGCTGATCGCCATCCTGCTGCTGGCTTATTGCTTCGGCGGCGATGACAAGCCCGACTATGCGACGCGCGAGGTGCGCAAGGGCGACCTGACCGTCACCGTCTCCGCGACCGGCAATCTGAAGCCCATCAATCAGGTGGATGTGGGCTCCGAACAGTCGGGCAAGATCACGGCGGTCTATGTCGACGTGAACGACCGGGTGACGAAGGGGCAGAGGCTGGCCGAACTCGACACCCGCCGTCTGGTCGACACCATCAACCAGAACCGGGCGCAGGTTTCCTCCTCGCAGGCCAGCGTGTCGCAGGCGCAGGCGCAGCTTGCCCTCGCCAAGGCGACGCTGGACCGGCAGCTCAACGTGTTCAACCTGTCGGGCGGGCGCGTCCCCGCCAAGACGGAACTGGACGCGGCCCGCGCCGATTATCAGTCGGCCCTCGCCAACCTCAATTCCGCGCAGGCGCAGGTCCGCGTGTCGCAGGCCCAGCTTTCGACCGCGCAGACCAATCTTTCCATCGCCCAGATCGTGTCGCCGGTGACCGGCGTCGTCCTCTCCCGCGACATAGAGCCGGGGCAGACGGTGGCGGCGTCCCTCAACGCGCCGGTCCTCTTCACCATCGCCGAGGACTTGACCAAGATGGAGGTCGAAGTCTCCGTCGACGAGGCCGATGTCGGGCAGGTGAAGGAAGGCCAGAGCGCCAATTTCTCCGTGGACGCCTTCCCCGGCCGGACCTTCCCGGCCAAGGTCACGCGGGTGAATGTGGGGTCGAACAGCTCCAGCAGTTCCTCATCCTCCTCCTCGTCCAGCAGCACGTCCAGCAGCACGGCAGGCACCGTGGTGGCCTATACCGCCGTGCTTTCGGTCGACAATCAGGACGAAACCCTGCGCCCCGGCATGACGGCGACGGCGGACATCGTGACGCAGGAACTGCGTGACGTGCTGCTCGTCCCCAACGCCGCGCTGCGCTTCAAGCCCATCACGGATGCCGGCCAGGGCGGCGGCATCACCAGCCAGATCGTGCCCGGCCCCCGCCGCTTCCGCCGCGGCAACGCCCGGCAGGTCAGCTTCGGCGCGGGCAGCAGCCAGACCGTCTATGTGCAGGACGAAAATGGCGAGCCCAAAGCCGTGCAGGTCACGGTGGGCGCGAGCGACGGCGCGCGCACGGCCATCATCGGCGGCGACCTGAAAGCCGGAATGCGGGTCATCACCGGCCAGCTGGCCGCCGGGCAGCAACAGCCCGCCGAGGACCAGAAGGCCGACCAAAATGGCGGCGGCCGCAAGGCGGGCCCGCGCAACAAGGCGGCGGACGGCAGCCCCGCCACTGTCGGCAAGCTCGGCAATTCGGGCGACTCGCCGCCGGAAACCGCGCCGGTCGCTCCCACCCCCGCGCCGCAGGGCCAACGCAACGAACCGCGCGGCACGGGCCGGACGAACGGAACCTGACGCCATGGCTTCCCCGCCCCCCTCCGCGCCGATCATATCGCTGCGCGGCATCACCAAGACGTTCGGCTCCGGCCCGACCGCGTTTCAGGCGCTCAAGGGCATCGACCTCGACATAAAGGAAGGCGATTTCGTCGCCGTCATGGGCCCGTCCGGCTCCGGCAAGTCGACGACGATGAACATATTGGGCTGCCTCGACGTGCCGACGGCGGGCGAGTTCCTGTTCAAGGGCCGCCATGTGGAGCAACTGGACCGCGACCAGCGCGCCCTGCTGCGCCGCCGGTATCTGGGCTTCGTGTTCCAGGGCTTCAACCTGCTCGCCCGCACCAGCGCGCTGGAGAATGTGGAACTGCCCCTGCTCTACCGGGGCGAGGACAAGAAGATGCGCTATGACGCGGGCATGGCCGCGCTGGAGAAGGTGGGCCTCAAGGAATGGTGGGATCACACGCCCGCAGAGCTTTCCGGCGGCCAGCAGCAGCGCGTCGCCATCGCCCGTGCCATCGTGACGCAGCCCGCCGTGCTGCTGGCGGACGAGCCGACCGGCAATCTCGATTCGGAACGGTCGGTGGAGATCATGGAACTGCTGACCGACCTCAACCGCAACAGCGGCATCACCGTCATCATGGTCACGCATGAGCCGGACATGGCCGCCTTCGCCCACACCATCGTCCATTTCAAGGACGGGCTTGTCGAACGGATCGAGGAAGGGGCGAGGGTTTGACGATGTTCCCGACCACCGTTCGCCCTGAGCGAAGTCGAAGGGCAAGTCTGAGCGAAGCGAAGGCACGGCCAAGGCCCCTTCAACGCCGTCCGCGGCGGCACTCAGGACAGGCTTCGACAAGCTCAGCCCGAACGGATTTGAGGTTTGCATATCCATGCTAGGCACCACCGTCATCCTCGCCTTCCGCGCGATCAACCGGCACAAGCTGCGCTCGTTTCTGACGACGCTGGGCATCATCATCGGCGTCGCGGCGGTCGTGACCATGGTGACGCTGGGCAACGGCGCCACCGCCGCCGTGCGGGAACAGATCAGTTCGCTGGGCGCCAATGTGCTGCAACTGCGCCCCGGACAAGGCTTCGGGCGCGGCGGCGGTGGTCCCCGTCCGCCCGATTTCAAGCCGCAGGACCTGACGGCCATCGAAAACCAGCTCACCGGCGTTCGCGCGGTCGCTCCGCTGGTGCAATCGAGCGGCAGCACGGCCATTTACGAAGGCAGCAACTGGTCCACCACCGTCTATGGCACCACCGCCGCCTATTTCGAGGTGCAGAACTGGAAAGCCGAAACGGGCCGCCTGTTCATGACGGAGGAGGAGGAGGCCGGAAAACCCGTCTGCATCATTGGCAACACCGTCCGCACCAACCTCTTCCAGGGCAACGACCCCATCGGCAAGCGGATGCGGATCAAGGGCGTGTCCTGTCAGGTGATCGGCGTCCTCACCACGCGCGGGCAAGGCGGCTTCGGCGATCAGGACGACGTGGTCGTCATGCCGATCAAGTTCGTGCAGCGCCGCTTCACCGGCGACCGCGACATCAGCCAGATCATGGTCGCGGTGGACGACGCCTATGACACCTCCGCCGTGCAGAGCAGCCTTGAGGAACTGATGCGCGAACGGCGCAAGGTGAAGGCGGGCGATCAGGACAATTTCAACGTATTCGACACCAAGCAGATTTCCGACACGCTGACCGGCACCACCACCATATTGACTCAGATCGTGGCCGCGGTGGCGGCGATTTCCCTGCTGGTCGGCGGGATCGGCATCATGAACATCATGCTGGTGTCCGTGACGGAGCGGACGCGGGAAATCGGCATCCGCCTCGCCATCGGGGCGGTGGCGCGGGAAGTTCTCATGCAGTTTCTGGTGGAGGCCATCGTGCTGTCCTGCCTGGGCGGGCTGATCGGCCTGTTCCTGGCGCTCATCGCGTCCGTCGCCATCGCGCCGCTGATGCAGGTGCCCTTCATCTTCGACGTGAAGGTGAACCTCATCGCCTTCCTGTTCTCGGCCGCGATCGGGGTGGTGTTCGGCTATTTCCCGGCGCGGCGGGCCGCGGCGCTCAATCCCATCGACGCGCTGCGGCACGAATAGGGGAGCATGGACCGGCTCCGCGCCTCTTCCGAACACCGCTCCTCGAATCGTTCCATGAACAGCCGTTCAGATTAAACCGCGCACCGATACAATTTCCGACACAATTCTCTCTACCCGGCACATCCTTGCGACAATCGCCTCCTAATTCTGTGTTCGACGCCCCGGAAGGCGCCAGAGATCGAAGAAGGAGCAATAACGATGATGAAGAAGTTCCTGATGGCCCTTGCCGCCACCACGATGATCGCCAGCCCGATGGTCGCCGCGCAGGCGCAGGCTGCTCCCCATCGCGAAACCGTTCGCGTGGTGAAGCAGGGCCCGCACGGACGCACCATGGTCCGGCAGAAGACGGTCGTCCGCAAGCAGGCCTATCGCAACAATTATCGTCACTGGACGAAAGGCCAGCGGTTCGACCGTCGCCACGCAGCCCATTATCGGGTCGTGAACAACTATCGCGACTATCGCCTTTCGGCCCCGCCGCGCGGTTATCAGTGGGTGCGGTCCGGCAATGACGCCGTGCTGATCGCGATCACCAGCGGCATCATCGGCGCGGTGATCGGCGGCGCCCTGCGCTAAGCAACTCGCCCGAGCGGTGGGCGGCGCCCCGGCAGGTGACCTTGCCGGGGCGTTTCGCGTTTATACGAGGCCGGTCAGATAATAGACGGCGATCACGATGAAGACCGTGAGCGTCTTGATGATCGTCAACGCGAAGATATCCTTGTAAGCCTGCCGATGCGTCAATCCCGTCACCGCCAGCAAGGTGATGATCGCCCCATTATGCGGCAGGCTGTCCATCCCGCCCGAAGCCATGGAAGCGACGCGATGCAGCACCTCCCTGGGGATGCCGGCCGCATCGCCCGCCGCGATGAACTGATCCGCCATGGCCGCCAGCGCGATCGACAGCCCGCCCGAAGCCGATCCGGTGATCCCGGCCAGCGACGTGACGGTGATCGCTTCGTTGATGAGCGGATTCGGCACGGATTTCAGCGCCTCCTTCACGATCAGGAAGCCCGGCAAGGCCGCGATCACCGCGCCGAAGCCATATTCGACCGCCGTATTCATTCCCGCCAGCAAAGCGCCGCCCACCGCCGCTTTCGATCCATCGGCGAAACGCTTCGCCACGGTTCGGAAAGCAAAGAGCAGGATGGTCGCGATGCCCAGCAGCAAGGCGCCCTCCACCGCCCAGAGCGCGGCCATCTGCGCGACCTTGACCGACACCGGCTCGGCGAGGCCAGCCATGGACAGGCTGACCTCCTCTTCGGTCCAGATCCGGGGGATCAAGACGGTCAGCGCCAGATTGCCGAAACCCACGACCAGCAGGGGCAGGATGGCGATGATGGCGGGCGTGCGCTCTTCATCCGCGACCGGCTCGGGCTCGTTGACCAGCGTTTCGGGCGCGCCATAGCCCTCTCCCGCCGCCATCAGCACGCGCCGCCGCCAACCCAGATAGGCCAGCCCCATCCCCATGATGCAGGCCGATCCGATCAGCCCCAGCACCGGCGCGGCCCATGTCGTCGTGCCGAAGAAGCTGGTGGGAATGATATTCTGGATCTGCGGCGTGCCCGGCATGGCGTCCATGGTGAAGGTGATCGCGCCCAGGCCGATCGTCGCGGGCACCAGCCGCTTGGGGATGCCGGCGCGCCGGAACATCTCCGCCGCGAAGGGATAGACGGCGAACACCGCGACGAAGACCGACACGCCGCCATAGGTCAGCAGCGCCGTCACCAGCATGATCGCGGGGATCGCCCTTTCCGCGCCCACGAAGCCGATCACCGCCGTCACGATGGAGCGGGAGAAGCCGGAAATCTCGATCAGCTTGCCGAACAGCGCGCCCAGCAGGAAAACCGGGAAATAAAGCTTCAGGAAACTTGCCACCTTCTCCATGAACAGCCCGGAAAAGGCGGCGGGGACGGCGGACGGATCGGTCAGGAACACCGCCAGCATCGCCAGCAGCGGCGCCATCAATATGACGCTCATCCCGCGATAGGCCGCCAGCATCAGCAAGATGAGCGATAATGCCGCAATGCCGACCGCCATATTTCTCCCCCTTCCCGCTGCGTTCGACGAAGAACTACGCGGAGACAGGCCGCAAGCCAACTGTCCCTTGCCTTTCACCGGCATTTCCGTCATAGGCGCGCCTTCGCACGGGACCGGGGTGACTCGGCCCCACGCGTTTCAATGCTTAAGACGACAGCCGGAGGGGCGTTCCACATGGGGTGGACGTCAGCGATCGGCCAACAGATGAGGCAATACCCATGGCTCTTTACGAGCATGTGTTCCTTGCGCGCCAGGACCTGGCACAGGCGCAGGTGGACGCGCTGGCGGAAACCGCCACCAAGATCGTCGAGGATATGCAGGGCAAGGTGACCAAGGTCGAAACCTGGGGCCTGCGTTCGCTCGCGTACAAGATCGCCAAGAACCGCAAGGCGCACTATGTGATGCTCAACATCGACGCCCCCGCCGGCGTCGTCGCGGAACTGGAGCGCCAGACCCAGATCAACGAAGACGTGATCCGCTACATGACCATCAAGGTCGACGAGCTGGAAACCGGCCCGTCCGTGATGATGCGCAAGCAGGAACGCTCCGAGCGTGGCGATCGCGGCCCGCGCGGCGATCGTGGCGATCGCGGTCCCCGCGAAGATCGTGGCCCGCGCCGCGACCGCGAAGAAACCGCTGGCGAATAAGGAGATCTGAAACATGGCACGCCCGTTTTTCCGCCGCCGCAAGAGCTGCCCTTTCGCCGCCAAGGATGCGCCGAAGATCGATTACAAGGACGTCCGTCTGCTGCAGGGCTTTGTGTCCGAGCGCGGCAAGATCGTCCCCAGCCGCATCACCGCGGTGTCCGCCAAGAAGCAGCGCGAGCTGGCCCAGGCCATCAAGCGCGCCCGTCATCTGGGCCTGCTGCCCTACATCGTGAAGTGAGGGAGTAATCTCCATGGAAATCATTCTCCTCGAACGGATCGAGAAGCTGGGCGCCATCGGCGACGTGGTCACCGTGAAGGACGGCTATGCCCGTAACTTCCTGCTGCCCAACAAGAAGG
This genomic window from Sphingobium cloacae contains:
- a CDS encoding efflux RND transporter periplasmic adaptor subunit; this translates as MSNDVTTDQDLNDFLGAKPAKPWRKWIIRGGIGVALLIAILLLAYCFGGDDKPDYATREVRKGDLTVTVSATGNLKPINQVDVGSEQSGKITAVYVDVNDRVTKGQRLAELDTRRLVDTINQNRAQVSSSQASVSQAQAQLALAKATLDRQLNVFNLSGGRVPAKTELDAARADYQSALANLNSAQAQVRVSQAQLSTAQTNLSIAQIVSPVTGVVLSRDIEPGQTVAASLNAPVLFTIAEDLTKMEVEVSVDEADVGQVKEGQSANFSVDAFPGRTFPAKVTRVNVGSNSSSSSSSSSSSSSTSSSTAGTVVAYTAVLSVDNQDETLRPGMTATADIVTQELRDVLLVPNAALRFKPITDAGQGGGITSQIVPGPRRFRRGNARQVSFGAGSSQTVYVQDENGEPKAVQVTVGASDGARTAIIGGDLKAGMRVITGQLAAGQQQPAEDQKADQNGGGRKAGPRNKAADGSPATVGKLGNSGDSPPETAPVAPTPAPQGQRNEPRGTGRTNGT
- a CDS encoding ABC transporter ATP-binding protein, coding for MASPPPSAPIISLRGITKTFGSGPTAFQALKGIDLDIKEGDFVAVMGPSGSGKSTTMNILGCLDVPTAGEFLFKGRHVEQLDRDQRALLRRRYLGFVFQGFNLLARTSALENVELPLLYRGEDKKMRYDAGMAALEKVGLKEWWDHTPAELSGGQQQRVAIARAIVTQPAVLLADEPTGNLDSERSVEIMELLTDLNRNSGITVIMVTHEPDMAAFAHTIVHFKDGLVERIEEGARV
- a CDS encoding ABC transporter permease, yielding MLGTTVILAFRAINRHKLRSFLTTLGIIIGVAAVVTMVTLGNGATAAVREQISSLGANVLQLRPGQGFGRGGGGPRPPDFKPQDLTAIENQLTGVRAVAPLVQSSGSTAIYEGSNWSTTVYGTTAAYFEVQNWKAETGRLFMTEEEEAGKPVCIIGNTVRTNLFQGNDPIGKRMRIKGVSCQVIGVLTTRGQGGFGDQDDVVVMPIKFVQRRFTGDRDISQIMVAVDDAYDTSAVQSSLEELMRERRKVKAGDQDNFNVFDTKQISDTLTGTTTILTQIVAAVAAISLLVGGIGIMNIMLVSVTERTREIGIRLAIGAVAREVLMQFLVEAIVLSCLGGLIGLFLALIASVAIAPLMQVPFIFDVKVNLIAFLFSAAIGVVFGYFPARRAAALNPIDALRHE
- a CDS encoding RcnB family protein, with translation MMKKFLMALAATTMIASPMVAAQAQAAPHRETVRVVKQGPHGRTMVRQKTVVRKQAYRNNYRHWTKGQRFDRRHAAHYRVVNNYRDYRLSAPPRGYQWVRSGNDAVLIAITSGIIGAVIGGALR
- a CDS encoding GntP family permease, whose product is MAVGIAALSLILLMLAAYRGMSVILMAPLLAMLAVFLTDPSAVPAAFSGLFMEKVASFLKLYFPVFLLGALFGKLIEISGFSRSIVTAVIGFVGAERAIPAIMLVTALLTYGGVSVFVAVFAVYPFAAEMFRRAGIPKRLVPATIGLGAITFTMDAMPGTPQIQNIIPTSFFGTTTWAAPVLGLIGSACIMGMGLAYLGWRRRVLMAAGEGYGAPETLVNEPEPVADEERTPAIIAILPLLVVGFGNLALTVLIPRIWTEEEVSLSMAGLAEPVSVKVAQMAALWAVEGALLLGIATILLFAFRTVAKRFADGSKAAVGGALLAGMNTAVEYGFGAVIAALPGFLIVKEALKSVPNPLINEAITVTSLAGITGSASGGLSIALAAMADQFIAAGDAAGIPREVLHRVASMASGGMDSLPHNGAIITLLAVTGLTHRQAYKDIFALTIIKTLTVFIVIAVYYLTGLV
- the rpsF gene encoding 30S ribosomal protein S6 — its product is MALYEHVFLARQDLAQAQVDALAETATKIVEDMQGKVTKVETWGLRSLAYKIAKNRKAHYVMLNIDAPAGVVAELERQTQINEDVIRYMTIKVDELETGPSVMMRKQERSERGDRGPRGDRGDRGPREDRGPRRDREETAGE
- the rpsR gene encoding 30S ribosomal protein S18, yielding MARPFFRRRKSCPFAAKDAPKIDYKDVRLLQGFVSERGKIVPSRITAVSAKKQRELAQAIKRARHLGLLPYIVK